In the Arachis hypogaea cultivar Tifrunner chromosome 20, arahy.Tifrunner.gnm2.J5K5, whole genome shotgun sequence genome, CCATACCCCCCCCCTTTTCTTCCTAAACCTAACGTAGAAACGGAAACAGAGAGCAAAGAGAGAGGGAAGAGCTGCTGCCGCGCCACCATGACCGCCGGACTGCCACCGCAAGGAGCCCGTGCCACCATCGTCGTCATCCTCGTGAACTGCAGCGTCGCCGTTCAACCTCGTCCCGCCACGTCTCCATGGTCGCCATTGCTGCGAGCTCGCCACCTCGAGAAGCTGCCGTCGCGTCTTGTCCCGCTGTCACCACCGTTGCCCTGGAGCTCGCCCGCCGTCGTCGTTGAGGGGCCAGCAGAGAGAGAGAACGAACGCGGGTCAGGTTCGCCACCAAGGAGAGGAGCTATGCTCCACGCCGCCGTCGCCACCAGTCCACAACCACCACTACGAGGGTTCCGTCACCGTCATTCCAGTGTCCCCGTTCGTGCCCTTCGTAGCCGTCGCCGTCGCCGAGCCGTTGCATCGCCGGACA is a window encoding:
- the LOC112786015 gene encoding uncharacterized protein isoform X1 translates to MTAGLPPQGARATIVVILVNCSVAVQPRPATSPWSPLLRARHLEKLPSRLVPLSPPLPWSSPAVVVEGPAERENERGSGSPPRRGAMLHAAVATSPQPPLRGFRHRHSSVPVRALRSRRRRRAVASPDIIAGGPNGEASQFCFCLWFLESEKTQSPLLELLLLAWPCSGSTLNCYCCCLADAEAFHHHWSCPKTLLLLLRLFISEERIGNNAAAVHRRCQTVAATTLR
- the LOC112786015 gene encoding uncharacterized protein isoform X2; amino-acid sequence: MTAGLPPQGARATIVVILVNCSVAVQPRPATSPWSPLLRARHLEKLPSRLVPLSPPLPWSSPAVVVEGPAERENERGSGSPPRRGAMLHAAVATSPQPPLRGFRHRHSSVPVRALRSRRRRRAVASPDIIAGGPNGEASQFCFCLWFLESEKTQSPLLELLLLAWPCSGSTLNCYCCCLADAEAFHHHWSCPKTLLLLLRLFIKESEIMLLPFIGDAKLLLLLL